In Dromiciops gliroides isolate mDroGli1 chromosome 4, mDroGli1.pri, whole genome shotgun sequence, one DNA window encodes the following:
- the LOC122755340 gene encoding taste receptor type 2 member 7-like, with translation MPGVIGIIFVMMAAGEFLVGGFANGFIGLVNFIDWVKTGRVYSMDLILIALAISRLLLLGSFTSIIIIMNFFLDFYVSGIAKYIEPIWNVSNHLNAWFGTCLNIFYFLKISNFSHPAFLWLKWRANKVVLSIFFICFLIALLVNLPWTQKMSEMYKINSAHINETNGTHEAQINKDQRSFSLILYYMGGFVPFIVSFISCFLLVLSLWRHTQQMQGNVTPSRASSTEVYKKTMKSIVLFLFLFLLYHIGVMMGVLSYIIFASHLTAMFSMLISSIYPLAHSIILIKRNSKLRQAFLRILWQLKHCPQCIWESLRSIG, from the coding sequence ATGCCAGGTGTCATTGGGATCATTTTTGTGATGATGGCAGCTGGAGAGTTTCTAGTGGGAGGCTTTGCCAATGGCTTCATTGGACTGGTCAACTTCATAGATTGGGTCAAGACTGGAAGAGTGTATTCAATggatttaatcctcattgccttggcCATTTCCAGATTATTGTTACTGGGGTCATTCACATCTATAATCATTATAATGAATTTCTTTCTGGATTTCTATGTCTCTGGTATTGCGAAATACATAGAGCCCATCTGGAATGTGAGCAACCATTTAAATGCTTGGTTTGGCACCTGCCTCAATATCTTCTACTTCCTGAAAATCTCCAACTTTTCCCACCCTGCCTTCCTCTGGCTGAAGTGGAGGGCTAACAAAGTGGTCCTCAGTATTTTTTTCATCTGCTTTCTCATTGCCTTGCTTGTCAATCTTCCATGGACACAGAAAATGAGTGAGATGTATAAAATCAACAGTGCACATATAAATGAAACGAATGGAACTCATGAGGCACAAATAAATAAAGACCAACGTTCATTCAGTCTGATTCTCTACTACATGGGGGGTTTTGTCCCCTTCATTGTCTCCTTCATCTCCTGCTTTTTGTTAGTCCTCTCCCTGTGGAGGCACACCCAGCAGATGCAGGGGAATGTCACACCCTCCAGAGCCTCTAGCACAGAGGTTTACAAGAAGACCATGAAATCcatagtccttttccttttcctctttctactataccatataGGAGTCATGATGGGAGTCCTGAGCTACATTATTTTTGCAAGTCATCTGACTGCCATGTTTTCAATGCTAATATCTTCCATCTACCCTTTGGCCCACTCTATCATCTTGATCAAGAGAAATAGCAAGCTGAGGCAGGCTTTCCTGAGGATTCTCTGGCAGCTTAAGCACTGCCCCCAATGTATTTGGGAAAGTCTTCGTAGCATAGGCTAA